From the genome of Seriola aureovittata isolate HTS-2021-v1 ecotype China chromosome 6, ASM2101889v1, whole genome shotgun sequence, one region includes:
- the ccn1 gene encoding CCN family member 1, translating to MLMLTVFLAFFGSPNLVLSSSSCPSVCECPLEMPKCAPGVSVVLDGCGCCKVCARQLNEDCSLTEPCDHTKGLECNFGASFAAATSRGICRAKSEGRPCEYNSRIYQNGESFQPNCKHQCTCIDGAVGCVPLCPQELSLPNLGCANPRLVKVAGQCCEEWVCDDGKETDILERIFGKDTMTDELERDLTNRNELIEIVEGGLKSLPAFRPQPEVHMFDSQKCIIQTTPWSQCSKSCGTGISTRVTNNNSECKLVKETRICEVRPCTQSPYSSLKKGKKCSRTKKSSQPVKFTYAGCSSLKKYRPKYCGACVDGRCCSPHVTRTIRVKFRCEDGETFNKNIMMIESCKCTYNCPHANEASYPFYRLSNDIHKFRD from the exons ATGCTGATGCTTACTGTTTTCCTCGCCTTCTTTGGAAGCCCGAACTTG gtcctctcctcctcttcttgccCCTCCGTGTGTGAGTGCCCGCTGGAGATGCCCAAGTGCGCACCCGGCGTGAGCGTGGTCCTGGATGGCTGCGGCTGCTGCAAAGTTTGCGCCAGGCAGCTGAACGAAGACTGCAGCCTGACCGAGCCTTGTGACCACACTAAAGGGCTGGAGTGTAACTTTGGGGCCAgctttgctgctgctactaGTCGTGGCATCTGTCGAG CCAAGTCAGAGGGCAGACCCTGCGAGTACAATAGCAGGATCTACCAGAATGGAGAGAGTTTCCAGCCCAACTGTAAACACCAGTGCACATGCATCGATGGGGCAGTGGGATGTGTGCCACTGTGCCCACAGGAGCTCTCCCTGCCCAACCTGGGCTGCGCCAACCCAAGACTGGTCAAGGTTGCAGGCCAGTGCTGTGAGGAGTGGGTGTGTGATGATGGCAAGGAGACAGACATCCTGGAGAGGATCTTTGGAAAGGACACAATGACAGATGAACTGGAAAGAGACCTCACCAACAGGAATGAGCTCATTGAAATTGTCGAGGGAGGACTCAAGTCTCTACCAG CATTCAGACCACAGCCTGAAGTCCACATGTTTGACAGCCAGAAGTGCATCATCCAAACCACACCCTGGTCCCAGTGCTCCAAGAGCTGTGGAACTGGCATCTCCACCAGAGtcaccaacaacaacagcgaGTGCAAGCTGGTCAAAGAGACAAGAATCTGTGAAGTGCGGCCATGCACCCAGTCCCCTTACTCCAGTCTGAAG aaaggaaagaagTGTAGCAGAACCAAGAAGTCCAGTCAGCCAGTGAAGTTCACCTACGCCGGCTGCTCCAGCCTGAAGAAGTACAGGCCCAAGTACTGCGGAGCCTGCGTGGATGGGCGCTGCTGCAGCCCTCACGTCACCAGAACCATCCGGGTCAAGTTCCGCTGCGAGGATGGCGAGACCTTCAACAAGAACATCATGATGATCGAGTCCTGCAAGTGCACCTACAACTGTCCCCATGCCAACGAAGCCTCCTACCCCTTCTACCGCCTCTCCAACGACATCCACAAGTTCAGAGACTGA